The Puntigrus tetrazona isolate hp1 chromosome 3, ASM1883169v1, whole genome shotgun sequence genome contains a region encoding:
- the LOC122341335 gene encoding myosin phosphatase Rho-interacting protein-like codes for MHSRMNGEVKHSQSSQEKDVYQLEVNLRVKESEIKCLKQEINSLKLELQAGNMYFKELNSELVASEVKTQSDLNKLRMAPARQHSLKYDLMKSRSNPDFPKDHATLTQTVRSKSLKMDSQFRRG; via the exons ATGCATTCACGCATGAATGGGGAGGTGAAACATTCACAATCTTCTCAGGAGAAAGACGTGTATCAGCTGGAG GTAAATCTCAGAGTAAAGGAATCGGAGATTAAGTGTCTAAAACAGGAGATCAACTCACTTAAACTGGAACTGCAGGCGGGAAATATG tattttaaagaaCTAAACTCTGAGCTGGTTGCTTCAGAAGTCAAAACTCAAAGTGACTTAAATAAACTAAGGATGGCGCCAGCAAGACAACACAGTTTAAAATACG ATCTGATGAAATCCAGGAGCAACCCAGACTTCCCAAAGGACCATGCTACTCTTACGCAGACCGTCAGATCCAAG AGTCTTAAGATGGACTCACAGTTCAGGAGAGGATGA
- the LOC122341334 gene encoding myosin phosphatase Rho-interacting protein-like, with product MLTHSPFTPKTMFSARENRCHRFQANIFNKSKCQNCFKPVDSHILSEADLIQTKPVQVGWLLLAPEDADFSSCVPRKRKWQRRYFVLYEHGLLRYSLDKMPSTLPQGSVNMSQCCEVLDASSQTGFQNCLRLCFTDRDYYIRTESTDGFSISRWQENLIVYPKAAKSNQKKKGRIQPTHPHTDNRKPNLQQQQQRTSGATKGRSVTNSIKGATKNDRRGSVVNPVEEVLMLSSGKKLEEEPLGVLSSSSLSQSSGCSDTDGTKNRLGTESGYSSLEKTSSSPRVVDAETHTDTSRPQEAVQQEGSFLDAKVSPSTPPTSSTEQKDHKTTVTSQASFTNDIPDHSQHLISCSLRSKSLERRPLDSTATPDLLNFKKGWMSRLGEDGKWRKHWFVLTDQTLRFYRDSAAEEAADVDGEINLSTCYDVTDFPVQRNYGFQIHTKDGVFTLCAMTYGIRRNWVQAVMKNIRPAVAPDVTCSIPQKVPMTSTHARTSSCQCKTVSQESEQRTHPQWNHNGERSLPPAPASSPEEQISHSAPEAMNEYLQKKRVSQRQSLNIMSADIPSNLSLIAMPSRTSPESISPDSLEVDAGTIYVPYDGHGELLEAKPKQENQVDRSTSPLPVSFSSTSAQTEWQWDVELQSLRRELKAEHERNQTEEKELRLSEARLQAELSDSKECLQRTELKIQDAETLLKEREEVLESLRGQLEEVTGRLKATEEAQALKEVRLQRHLRLLQESQEREGGASVTASTNQNSELQNQLEESDSEVCRLQARLQTEETLYYDMEHDYERACEELQTLRGALLDCERALESKLCDTEERLRELTMHLQQQQQQQLNTGPHGLSDSWCSRSSSIIRREQKGSELFYVLPWPESSSSGTKMENSSKQGDRLADISPPELAPYSEQMDDEMATDLLLEGSEVQLACRKSLVAELRAQAHSLQNLSTQLQSTVRETDLPAVCRSMETLFQEQTERYEEKLREERVVVEKAEQERVSAETNAQLRTEEAKKLQLEFEEKLQELQKIHEEEMSRLHEYYIETLSRPNAATLSELEENEEKVTALQDRIRELETEVTCLKTDLSNQDVKAFKLDLETIKATYEHGFSIMEDSHQRVIEEMQRQHQKEVERLTEERERVLQEETNATIAAIEAMRKAHKEEMDKTQKALQNGANVDIRQLHAQYNEELETLHRELEVLSEQYSQKCLENTNLNRTIETERESLSTTQRENQELHIHNQVHAQAHRKLCTFTQPLLILHMYHLFF from the exons atgttgACACATTCACCATTCACCCCCAAAACGATGTTTTCTGCACGTGAGAATCGGTGTCATCGTTTTCAGGCCAACATCttcaataaaagtaaatgtcaaAACTGCTTCAAACCCGTGGATTCACACATACTCAGCGAAGCAGATCTGATTCAG ACTAAGCCTGTCCAGGTGGGCTGGCTGCTCCTGGCCCCAGAGGACGCTGACTTCAGCAGTTGTGTCCCCAGAAAACGG AAATGGCAGAGGAGATATTTTGTGCTTTACGAGCATGGGCTTCTGAGATACTCTCTGGATAAGATG CCAAGTACATTGCCCCAAGGAAGTGTAAACATGTCCCAATGCTGTGAGGTTCTTGATGCTTCATCGCAAACTGGCTTCCAGAACTGCCTGAGGTTGTGCTTCACTGACAGAGACTACTACATCCGAACAGAGAGCACAGATGGCTTCAGCATCAGTAG gTGGCAGGAAAATCTGATTGTTTACCCTAAGGCTGCGAAATCAAATCAGAAGAAGAAGGGAAGGATCCAGCCCACCCACCCACATA cAGACAACAGAAAACCAAACCtccagcaacagcagcagcg TACCAGCGGTGCCACTAAAGGCAGAAGTGTCACCAATAGTATTAAAGGGGCCACCAAAAATGACAGAAGAGGTAGCGTGGTGAACCCGGTGGAGGAGGTCTTGATGCTGTCCTCAGGGAAGAAGCTGGAGGAGGAGCCACTCGGTG TCCTCTCCTCTTCATCGCTCAGTCAGTCCTCGGGCTGCTCTGACACAGACG GTACTAAGAATCGATTGGGCACTGAAAGCGGCTATTCATCTCTGGAGAAGACAAGTTCAAGTCCAAGAGTTGTGgatgcagagacacacactgatACCAG CAGACCTCAGGAAGCTGTTCAACAAGAGGGTTCATTTCTAGATGCCAAGGTTTCCCCCTCAACCCCCCCTACATCCTCTACTGAACAAAAAGACCATAAGACAACTGTTACTTCTCAGGCTTCCTTCACTAATGATATTCCTGATCACTCACAACATTTGATATCATGTAGTCTCCGCTCAAAATCGCTGGAGCGCAGACCGCTTGACTCCACGGCCACA cCTGACCTCCTTAATTTCAAAAAGGGATGGATGTCTAGACTGGGAGAGGATGGAAAG TGGCGGAAACACTGGTTTGTTCTTACAGACCAGACTTTGAGATTCTATCGTGACTCTGCAGCAGAAGAG gcAGCTGATGTGGATGGTGAGATCAACTTGTCTACTTGCTACGATGTTACAGATTTCCCTGTGCAAAGGAACTATGGCTTTCAGATTCAT ACAAAGGATGGAGTGTTCACCCTTTGTGCAATGACTTATGGGATACGGCGCAACTGGGTCCAGGCAGTAATGAAAAACATTCGTCCCGCCGTTGCCCCAGATGTCACGTG TTCAATTCCTCAGAAGGTGCCAATGACTAGTACACATGCTCGTACAAGCTCCTGCCAATGCAAAACAGTTTCACAGGAGTCCGAGCAAAGGACGCATCC GCAGTGGAACCATAACGGCGAGCGCTCACTGCCTCCTGCACCTGCATCATCCCCTGAAGAGCAGATCTCACATTCGGCCCCTGAGGCAATGAATGAGtatcttcagaaaaaaagagtcTCACAGAGGCAAAGCCTAAACATCATGTCAGCTGATATACCATCGAACTTATCACTTATTGCAATGCCCAGTCGCACCTCCCCAGAATCAATCAGCCCAGACAGCTTAGAGGTTGATGCAGGAACCATATATGTGCCCTATGATGGTCATGGTGAACTACTGGAAGCTAAACCCAAACAAGAAAACCAG GTTGATCGCTCCACATCTCCATTGCCAGTCTCCTTCTCTTCAACTTCAGCGCAGACTGAATGGCAGTGGGATGTGGAGCTTCAGAGCCTGCGTAGAGAACTGAAGGCTGAGCACGAGAGGAATCAGACTGAAGAAAAGGAGTTAAGACTCAGTGAGGCCAGACTCCAAGCTGAGCTTAGTGACAGCAAGGAATGTCTTCAGAGGACAGAGTTAAAGATTCAAGATGCAGAAACTCTTCTGAAGGAGCGTGAGGAGGTGCTGGAGAGTCTGCGTGGGCAGTTGGAAGAGGTAACGGGTCGCCTTAAAGCAACCGAAGAGGCACAAGCCTTGAAAGAGGTCAGGCTACAGAGGCACCTGCGCCTCCTTCAAGAGAGCCAGGAACGAGAAGGAGGAGCTTCAGTGACAGCCTCGACCAATCAGAACAGC GAGCTACAAAACCAGCTGGAAGAGTCAGACAGTGAGGTTTGTCGTCTGCAGGCACGCCTCCAAACTGAAGAGACTCTTTATTATGATATGGAGCATGATTATGAAAGAGCTTGTGAGGAGCTACAGACCCTGCGGGGTGCTCTGCTGGACTGCGAGAGG GCGCTAGAGAGCAAGTTGTGTGACACAGAAGAGCGACTTCGGGAGCTTACCATGCatcttcagcagcagcagcagcaacagctcAACACTGGACCGCATGGACTCAGTGATTCTTGGTGCTCGCGCAGTTCCTCCATAATCCGGAGG GAGCAAAAGGGATCTGAGCTTTTTTATGTCTTGCCTTGGCCAGAGAGTTCCTCATCTGGAACCAAAATGGAAAACAGTTCGAAGCAGGGGGACAGACTTGCTGACATTAGTCCGCCAGAGCTTGCACCATACAGTGAACAAATGGACGATGAAATGGCGACCGATCTTCTTCTAGAGGGCTCTGAGGTACAGCTTGCTTGCAGAAAGAGTCTGGTGGCAGAGCTACGTGCTCAggcccattcactgcagaatcTCTCAACACAGCTACAGTCCACTGTTAGAGAAACCGATCTTCCTG CCGTGTGTCGTAGCATGGAGACTCTTTTCCAGGAACAGACAGAGCGCTATGAAGAGAAGCTGCGCGAGGAGCGTGTTGTTGTGGAAAAGGCAGAGCAGGAGCGTGTTTCGGCAGAGACTAATGCTCAACTGAGGACGGAAGAAGCCAAAAAATTGCAGTTGGAGTTTGAGGAGAAGCTCCAAGAGCTCCAGAAAATCCATGAAGAGGAGATGAGCCGTCTTCATGAATATTACATTGAAACCTTGTCAAGGCCAAATGCTGCAACTCTCTCAGAACTAGAGGAGAATGAAGAGAAGGTGACTGCTCTGCAAGACCGAATCAGAGAGCTTGAGACTGAGGTGACTTGTTTGAAGACGGATCTTAGTAACCAGGATGTCAAAGCCTTCAAGCTTGACCTGGAAACCATCAAG GCCACGTATGAGCATGGTTTCAGCATTATGGAAGATAGCCACCAGCGAGTGATTGAGGAGATGCAGAGGCAGCATCAGAAAGAGGTGGAGAGACTGACAGAGGAACGAGAAAGAGTACTGCAGGAGGAGACGAATGCCACCATTGCAG ctATTGAGGCTATGAGGAAAGCTCATAAAGAGGAAATGGATAAGACACAGAAAGCCCTGCAAAATGGAGCCAATGTGGACATCCGCCAGCTTCATGCACAATACAA TGAGGAGCTGGAAACTTTGCACAGGGAGCTGGAAGTGTTGTCAGAGCAGTATTCTCAGAAATGCCTGGAAAATACTAATTTGAATCGGACTATAGAAACAGAAAGGGAATCATTGAGTACAACGCAGAGAGAGAACCAGGAGCTTCACATTCACAACCAGGTACATGCACAAGCACACAGAAAATTGTGCACATTCACACAGCCTTTGCTTATCTTGCATATGTATCACCTATTTTTCTAA